Proteins encoded within one genomic window of Prosthecobacter fusiformis:
- a CDS encoding YceI family protein: MPTTLLTADELQALRLQKPELIILDVRLQEDHERRAIAGSVNNCVYEVAFPERLPSLIPALDTPVCVYGESGASHEARVAEEKLVRAGYTQVHRLNGCLAGWCAAGLPEQGTGAAPEVPALPSGHLTMDVNESRAEWLGRNLLNKHWGRVPITAGYLDVEKGEIQGGEFVLSIADITCDDLAGNPYHDVLIAHLRSDDFFDTVLYPEARLKLTRATRIPDAAPGTQNLQVEADLTLRGITAPITFSLSAGMDDKGRCAAQAAFNIDRTRWGVLYGSGSFFHRLAGHLVNDLIELQVRIVMEAA, from the coding sequence ATGCCCACAACCCTTCTCACCGCCGATGAATTGCAAGCCCTGCGTTTGCAGAAGCCTGAGCTCATCATTCTGGATGTCCGCCTGCAAGAGGACCATGAGCGGCGCGCCATCGCAGGCTCCGTGAACAACTGTGTCTATGAAGTGGCATTTCCAGAACGGCTGCCCTCCCTCATCCCGGCTCTGGACACTCCCGTCTGCGTTTATGGTGAATCCGGGGCCAGCCATGAAGCACGGGTGGCGGAAGAGAAGCTGGTACGCGCCGGATACACCCAGGTGCACCGCCTAAACGGCTGCCTGGCGGGATGGTGTGCGGCGGGCCTGCCTGAGCAGGGCACTGGAGCCGCACCAGAGGTACCGGCACTGCCTTCGGGCCACCTAACCATGGATGTCAACGAAAGCCGCGCTGAGTGGCTGGGACGGAATCTTTTAAACAAGCACTGGGGACGGGTGCCCATCACCGCTGGCTATCTGGATGTGGAAAAAGGGGAGATCCAGGGGGGTGAATTTGTGCTCTCGATCGCTGACATCACCTGCGATGATCTGGCGGGGAATCCCTATCATGATGTCCTCATCGCCCACCTGCGCAGTGACGATTTTTTTGATACGGTCCTTTATCCTGAGGCCCGGCTAAAGCTGACCCGTGCCACCCGCATCCCAGATGCGGCTCCCGGCACCCAAAATCTCCAGGTGGAGGCGGATCTGACGCTGCGCGGCATCACTGCCCCCATCACCTTCAGCCTTTCCGCAGGCATGGATGATAAAGGACGCTGTGCTGCCCAGGCAGCATTTAACATCGACCGTACAAGGTGGGGTGTGCTGTATGGCTCCGGCAGCTTTTTCCATCGTCTAGCAGGTCATCTCGTCAATGATTTGATTGAGCTGCAAGTCCGCATCGTTATGGAAGCGGCATGA
- a CDS encoding esterase/lipase family protein gives MRSWVSLPLIIVLSGSLGSCAIAPAKVERAIRSPLISLRPQETASLHELLTTALTEDPASAKSSRALGQFVERWKRENQPAQGEVKEEGLPSYRVRFEGSPAAPEPLDYFDEIHAASSFKVKRIRHHQRTGIGAPLLALRENRHRERVEKYFPPEVISRPMTATLEAGAVRQGTRSVRIRLLCSLQNETVVHQGKSQPLAADFSMPWASALSRAGRLQQSAILDMLTRTPRRQPQLYLMEPYDPEKEPLIMIHGLLSTPLAWAQISNDLWGDETVRRRYQIWHYLYNTSAPALYSARILRGQLRELRFLLDPEGDDPASQKATLLTHSMGGLIGKGLVVTPGDAFWKAAFKVPPEELKLTAEDRTVLNDAFNWQGDRSIRRILFICTPHRGSAFADNPAGRIGSWLTRPPSQFQDFFKRVSAENPDVFTPAYTALGQGRLDSVSALSPRQPTLRILAGLPIPKRVKTHSIIGNRGRDGPLENSSDGIVPYASSHLDGADSELVVPTGHGAFHHPAAMAEILRVLRLP, from the coding sequence ATGAGATCCTGGGTATCGCTTCCGCTGATCATTGTCCTCTCCGGCAGCTTGGGGTCTTGCGCCATCGCCCCCGCCAAGGTGGAGCGGGCGATACGCTCACCTTTGATCAGCCTGCGGCCTCAGGAGACGGCCAGTCTTCATGAACTGCTAACTACGGCCCTGACGGAAGATCCAGCCTCCGCCAAGAGCAGCCGGGCCCTGGGGCAGTTCGTGGAGAGGTGGAAGCGTGAAAACCAGCCCGCGCAGGGAGAAGTGAAGGAGGAGGGGCTACCGTCCTATAGGGTCCGCTTTGAAGGCAGCCCTGCGGCCCCAGAGCCGTTGGACTACTTTGATGAGATCCATGCGGCCTCCAGTTTTAAGGTCAAACGTATCCGCCACCATCAGCGCACTGGCATCGGCGCACCACTGCTGGCACTGCGGGAAAACCGCCATCGTGAGCGCGTGGAAAAATACTTTCCGCCCGAGGTCATCAGCCGTCCCATGACAGCCACGCTGGAGGCAGGAGCGGTTAGGCAGGGCACCCGCAGTGTCCGCATCCGCCTGCTCTGTTCACTGCAAAACGAGACCGTAGTTCACCAGGGGAAGTCGCAGCCCTTGGCGGCTGATTTTTCCATGCCGTGGGCCTCGGCGCTCTCACGTGCAGGCAGGCTTCAGCAGTCCGCCATCCTGGACATGCTGACGCGCACCCCCCGGCGGCAGCCACAGCTATACCTGATGGAGCCGTATGATCCTGAAAAGGAGCCGCTCATCATGATCCATGGACTGCTTTCCACGCCGCTGGCCTGGGCGCAGATCAGCAATGACCTCTGGGGGGATGAGACCGTGCGCCGCCGCTACCAGATCTGGCATTATCTTTACAATACCTCCGCCCCGGCGCTCTACTCCGCACGTATTCTGCGGGGCCAGCTTCGTGAATTACGCTTTTTGTTAGACCCCGAAGGGGATGATCCCGCCAGCCAGAAGGCCACGCTGCTGACTCACAGCATGGGCGGGCTCATCGGCAAGGGCCTCGTCGTCACCCCAGGGGATGCTTTTTGGAAAGCGGCCTTCAAGGTGCCACCGGAGGAATTGAAGCTCACCGCCGAAGACCGCACCGTGCTCAACGATGCCTTTAACTGGCAGGGTGACCGCAGCATCCGCCGCATCCTCTTCATCTGCACACCGCACCGGGGGAGTGCCTTTGCGGACAATCCGGCAGGGCGCATCGGGAGCTGGCTAACGAGGCCGCCCAGCCAGTTTCAGGATTTTTTTAAACGGGTCTCAGCGGAGAATCCCGATGTTTTTACCCCCGCCTACACCGCCCTGGGACAAGGCCGGCTGGACAGCGTGAGCGCCCTATCCCCACGCCAGCCCACCCTGCGCATCCTGGCCGGGCTACCCATCCCAAAAAGAGTGAAAACCCATAGCATCATCGGCAACCGTGGCCGTGACGGCCCGCTGGAGAATAGCAGTGACGGCATTGTCCCCTATGCTAGCAGCCACCTGGACGGTGCGGATTCAGAACTCGTCGTCCCCACCGGTCATGGTGCCTTCCACCACCCGGCAGCCATGGCTGAGATCCTGCGGGTTTTGAGACTGCCCTGA